GAGCACATAAGAAAAATCGACGAAGGGCTGTTTTGCACTAAACACCATTACTTTTTCATTTTTATCGCGTGTGTTTTTTCCCGGTTCTTCTTCTAATTTTGCAAAACTTCTGGACCAAACATTTCCGTCGTGAAACGCAAGCACATTGATAAAATTTTCCATCGCATCTTCAAAAATATAAGATTTCTTTAGATTGAGTTTTTTATAATTTTCTGAATTTCTCACTTCGGTGGGCAATAATTCTTCAATCACCTCTTCATAGCCACACCTTTTTGCCCAATCATTGACCTCTTTTCCTTTCAGTTCCTTCAAGCGGGCTAAATATGGTTTTATCTTCTCTTGCAGTTCTTTCCTTTTTGATTCGCTGTCTATTTTTCCTCGCTTTTCCTCAAATTGTTGAATTTCGTCTTGAACAAATCGTAATGGGTACATTCCTCGCGGTGCCGGAACCCATTTCCCAACACCCATTTTCCCCAACACCTCCAATATTTTTTCATTTCGAACCGGTTGCCAATGGCTGAGAAAAAGCGCCTCCAAAGGGACCTCTTTTGCTGCAATCTGTGTTGGTTTGGTTACTGGTTTTGTTTGTTTTTTTGAAATTGTCGGACTTTTCTTTGCGGGTGTTACGCTAGGCTGAGATAGTTTTGACTTCACTATTTTATTTTGAGCGGGAGTGATCTTATTGCTGGGGGGTTGACGAGCCGGTGTTGTAGCCCGTGGCGCAACAGTAGCTTTTGTTGGTACAGGAGTAGAAGGTCGAACTTGGGCTGTGGCACCCCAGGCCCAACTAAGAACCAAAAGTACAATGCCGATGGACCAACCTTTTTTCACAAGAGTTAGGGGCAGCAATCCAAGTGCCAAGGAATGGACAGAAAAACAGAATATTTACAAGTAGTTATATTTTAAAGCCCTTTTATTTTGTCAAAATAAAGGCAAATTCTCTCTTTGATAAGGAAAAAATTGCCTCTTTATTGTTTTTTTGCGGAAGGGGTGGGATTCGAACCCACGGTACCCTTGCGGGTACACTTGATTTCGAGTCAAGCCTCTTCAACCACTCGAGCACCCTTCCCTTGAATCTGTATAGTGAATAGTTAAGAGAGGTTCAAGGAATTGTGTGCGGGAATGGCATGTAGTTGAAAAAAGGGCCTTTAGCGAATAGGGGATATTGCCAAAGGCCCTTTGGTTTATGAGAGGGGGAGAAAGGGAGATGAGAAATCAATGTAAATTGCGTTCAAAATCCTTTAATTGTTCTTCGGCTTCCTCCTTTTCAATTCCATATTTTTTCTGAATTTTCCCCACGAGCACATCTTTTTTCCCCGCAATGACATCCAATTCATCATCGGTTAATTGCCCCCATTTTTCCTTCACCTTGCCGCGAAATTGTTTCCAATTTCCTTCTATTTGTTCCCAATTCCTAAAAACCTCCTTTGATTTTATATTGCCGTATTTATTTTCTAAATTCTGTGTTCCTTTTCCGGTTTTTTCTTTAAGGTATTTTGCTCACCTTGTTTGTTCTGTGTGGGGTTGGGTCCCTCTGTATCCATCCTTTCTCTGCCTTGTTGGACATCTTTTTGGAATTCAGTGTCCGGTTGTTTTTTTTGTTTATTGTTTTGTTGTTCATTTTTTGTTTCCATTTTTTTCTCCTGGTTAAGTTTGATTAATTTACTACCAAAAATCCTTTTTCCCCAAAATCGGGGCAAATAGGATTTTTAACTCGGGGGTTCCCCCACCAATCTTACACAGGGGGTCTGCGGAACCTCGGTATGATCAGCGACAGAAGGAAAAGGATGATGAAGATTAAAAACAAGAATCGCGCAATCGAACTGGCGCTGGCTGCGATGCTTGTGAATCCAAACAACGCCGCTATGATGGCGACAACAAAGAATGTGAGGGACCAATAAAGCATAAAGGCTCCTTTCCTTAAGAAAAAACACTCAAAACTTATAGGATGGTCCCAAGCTGGACAATCGGGGGAGACAGGATTTTAAGATGGGGGTTTCCCCCAATTTTTTGTCGAAGGATAAAAAAATGGGGCTAAAATTGATTTCTTTTAGCCCCATCTCATAAGAGAGCTTCAAATGGGAAGCTACAATTCGTTTTTTTCCTCATTTTCGTCTTCTTTTAAGTGAAATGCGCTTTCCTTATTTTGAGCCTTATTTTGCCGTTTTGGATTCTGCTTGGTCTGGCGTTTATGTATGCCTTTTTGTTTTTTTCTTTTTTGCATTTTTACTTCACCCCCTTTCCAGGTAAGTTTAAGGATTTAGTCGTTTATCAACTGCATCCCAATTAATGTTGGAGAAAAAAGCTTCGATGTATTTGGCTCGCTCTGAGGGTGGGTAGTCGAGCAAAAAGGCATGCTCCCATACATCCATGACCAGGATGGGGGTAAATCCGGCCACATTCCCGACTTCATGAAGGGTGATCCAATGGTTGGATAATTGCCCATTGGCGGGATTAAGATAACAAATGGCCCATCCCACCCCACGCATCTTCCCCACAGCGATGAAATCATTTTTCCATGCCTCATAAGTTTGAAAACTGCCCGTCACCTTTTGGGAAAAGAGGGATTGGGGAGACGGCATGCCATTCCCCTCTTTTTTGAGGTTTTCAAAATAGTATTCATGCAGAATCATTCCATTATATTCAAAACCCAATCTCCTTTTTAGCTCCGAGTAATCCAAGACCTTGTCCCAGTCGACCTGCCCTTCTTTAAAAAAGCCGGCAATTTTTTCTGTCAGGTTATTGGTTTGCTGGACATACCCTTCGTAAAGTTCAAAATGCATTTCCAGGGTTTTGTCGGAGATTCCCTCTAACCCGCTTAAGTTGAAGTGCCTTGGTTTATAAGACGCAACGGAAAACATTTTTTAAAAAAGAACCTCTCAATCATTGAGAGCTCTCTCCCAATGACAAAAGGGACTTTAGATTTTTATGATATCGAAAGATCATTTCGCTACAAAACGTATCAGAAGAAAAAGAGGATACAATAAGGGCTCACAGGATTTTTGGATGGGGGAATGCCCCACACTGCTTTTTTTCTTCTATTGGGGGATTCCCCGATTGATGCCGGTATTAAATAAGTTTAAAAAAAATTAAGTTTAAAAAAATCAAATTGAAGGGACACCCATGAGGTTATTGATCGTATCCAATCGTTTGCCGATGACAATGATCCAAGCCGAAGGCCAACTACACTTCCAAAAAAGCGCCGGTGGTTTGGTTTCGGGGCTTAGTTCTTTTTTAGAATCTCTTCCGCAGGCTCTCTCTAAAGTTGAAAATTACATTTGGGTGGGTTCCCCCGGGCTGGATGTGGATGCTTGCCAGAAGGAGGAGATTTCAAAACGTCTTCATGATGAGTGCCATGCCCACCCCGTGTGGGTGAGTCAGCAGTTGATGGATCGTTTCTACAATGGTTTTTGCAACAAGATTATCTGGCCCCTCTTTCATTATTTTCCCAGCCTGACTGCCTTGGAAGAGGATCTTTGGAACGACTACAATGCAGTAAATGAGGCTTTTTGCGAAGCGGTACTTCAAGTGGCCAAAGACGATGACATTGTCTGGGTGCATGATTATCATCTTTTTTGCCTTCCCCTCATGCTTAAGAAGAAAAAACCCTCCTTAAAAATAGGATTTTTTCTGCACATTCCATTTCCCTCTTTTGAAATGTTCCGGTTGCTTCCAAAAACATGGTGCGTGAAAATTCTGAATGGAATTTTAGGCGCTGACCTGGTCGGTTTTCATACTTATGATTATACACAATATTTTATTCGTTGCTGTTTGAGGATTTTGGGTTTGGACCATAACATGGGCAAGCTTGTGCTTGAAGACCGTCTGGTCCTTGTCGACACATTTCCCATGGGAATTGATTACCAGCGCTATTACGAAGCGGCTAAAAGTGCGGGAGTCATTGAAGAGGCGAAAAAAATACGCCACACCCTCGGTGTTGAAAAAATCGTCCTTTCGATTGACCGCTTGGATTATACCAAGGGAATTTTTCAGCGATTAAAGGGGTTTGAAAAATTTTTGGAAGACTGTCCCCAATGGCGGGGGAAAACGGTTCTTCTTCTCATCCTTGTTCCTTCACGGATTGCCGTAGATCAATACCAGCACATGAAAGACCAGATTGATCAGACCATTGGATTGATTAACGGAAAATTCGGGCAAATGGCATGGAACCCCATTAATTATCAGTATCGTTTTGTTGATTTCGAGACTCTGGTGGCCCTTTATTCGCTAAGTGATGTGGCCCTTGTTACCCCTTTGCGTGATGGCATGAACCTGGTGGCTAAGGAATATGTTGCAAGTCGACAGAACCAGGATGGGGTGCTCATTTTAAGCGAAATGGCCGGATCCGCCCATGAGTTGGGCGAAGCTGTAACGATCAACCCCAATATTCATGCTGAAATTGCAGCAGCTCTCCCGGTTGCTCTGGAAATGCCGGCCCAAGAACAAAAATCGCGCATGCTTTCCATGCAGGCCAGGCTAAAGCAATATAATGTCATCCGATGGGCGGATGATTTCCTGCAAAAACTAGATGAGGTACATAAGGAACAAATCGAGTTTAATGCCAAAATGCTGGGGCCCTTGTCGATTAAGCATCTTGTTTCAAAGTTCCAGGTAGCGCGGCACAGGCTCCTATTTTTTGATTATGATGGCACCATGGTTCCCTTTAATAGGATTCCTTCCCAATCCAAGCCCAGCAAGGATTTACTCTCCATTTTGGAGCGCTTGTCTACAAAACCTGAAACGAAAGTGGTGATCATTAGCGGAAGGGATCGTCAAACTATGGAATCATGGTTTGGAAAACTTCCGCTTAATTTTGTGGCTGAGCATGGCACATGGACCAAAAAACAGGGAGAGTCCTGGCAACAAATCAAACCACTGCGCAATGATTGGAAAGCCCAGATCCTGCCCATCCTGCAAATGGCTTCAGCCCGCCTTCCCGGTGCTTTTGTGGAGGAAAAAGAATTTTCACTGGCATGGCACTACCGCGGAGCCCATGCAGAACTGGCTTCCATCCGGAATAAGGAGCTATTGGATAATTTGGTACACTTGACAGCCACCATCGATTTGCAAGTTTTAATCGGGCACAAAGTGATTGAAATACGGAATGCGGGAGTTTCCAAGGGCATGGCGGCCTTACAGTTTGTTGAGGAGAAACATGATTTCATCCTGGCCATAGGCGATGACTACACCGATGAGGAATTATTCAAGGCCCTGCCGATTTCTTCTTATTCCATAAGGGTTGGCCGGGTTCCGACATTTGCCTCGTTTAATTTGGCCAACCATACCGAAGTCCTGAGCCTTCTGGAAGATTTAGCCGCGGTTGATCCTTCGACTCAAATTCGATCCCTTGCCAACACGGGGTGATGTTATGAATAATAAGTTAAGTGACTGGCTTGCATCTATTCCACGATGGGAGGCCATCCTTCTCTTTTTTGCCTTCTTTATCCTAATTTTCACCTTGCAGCGAATTGCTTTCCACTTCATGAAAAAATATGCGGATAAGACTTCCAATTATTGGGACAATGTTTTTGTCGATGCTTTGCGGTTTCCTGTCATCTTCTTTTTGATTTCTTTAGCTGTTGCGCTACTTCCGGTTCTCTTTAAATTATCTAACCAGGCAGAGAAATTCACTGTTTTTTCCTCCAAGTTCTTTACCGTTTTGGGTTTTGCCCTTTTTGTTCAAAAATTGCTCCTATTCGTGTTACAGCTTTTTTTAGTTAAGAAAGATTCATTAAGAACCTATACCGGCATCACGCGAGTGGGTATTTCTGGCCTCATTTATACTTTTTTCATCCTCATTTTTTTGGATACGGCGGGTATTTCCATTACTCCTTTTATCGCCTCTCTGGGAGTGGGGAGCCTTGCCATTGCTTTGGCCCTTCAAGAAACCCTTGCCAGTTTTTTTGCCGGTTTTTATCTTGTGGCCGACAAACCCATCCGCGTGGGAGATTATGTGCGCCTTGAATCCGGGGAAGAAGGCCATGTGCAATCCATTGGCTGGAGAAGCGTGCGCTTGCAACAGCTTTCCAACAGCACCATCATCATTCCCAACTCCAAATTCGCCTCCAGTATTATGACCAATTACTATTTTCCCAAACGGGAATTGGCTGTTTTGGTGAATGTGCGCGTAGACTATTCAAGCGATTTGGAAAAAGTTGAAACGATCACCACCGAAGTGGCAAGGGATATCATGAAGGCAGTACCCGGTGGCTTACCTGATTTTGAGCCGTTTATTCGTTATGGGGCTTTTGGGGAAGCGGGCATTGAGTTCACAGTCATCCTGCGCGGTCGGGAATTTGTGGATCAATATTTGATCCGACATGAATTCATCAAGAAACTTCACAAACGGTATGAAGAAGAGGGCATTGTGATCCCTTCTGTTTTGCGAATGGTTCCGAGGAACCCTCGGCAATAAGGTGCTTTATCCCCTACGCTCGTTGGCGTAGGAAGCGCGCCTTGCCGAGTCAAAGCCCTTCGCCTTAGGCGGAGAATCTTGGGTCCGGGGTTTGCTCTGGGGTTCATACCATTGATGGCTGTGACAAGTAATTTGCCGTGCTGATGATGGCTAAATGCGAATAAGCTTGGGGGAAGTTTCCGATCAATTCGCCCGATTCGACGTCAATACATTCTGAGAGCAAACCCAGATGATTGGCATAAGTGGTTATTTTCTCGAAAATGGAGAGGGCTTTCTCTTTTTCGCCGATGGAATGAAAGGCTTTGGCCATCCAAAGGCTTGCAACGATGAAGGCGTTTTTTGGCGTGCCGAAGTCGTCATCATGCGTGTAGCGCAGGGTGAATCCGTTTTTCATCAGTTTTTTTTCGCACGCCCTTACCAATCCCAGCCACTGCGGATCCGTTTTTTGAAGGAACCCGTAATGCCTCATGAGAAGCAGGCTGGCATCGAGGTCTCGTGAGCCGTAAAATTGAGTATAAGAACCTATTTCTGGGTTCCATCCCTTTTCTTG
This portion of the Deltaproteobacteria bacterium GWA2_45_12 genome encodes:
- a CDS encoding superoxide dismutase; its protein translation is MFSVASYKPRHFNLSGLEGISDKTLEMHFELYEGYVQQTNNLTEKIAGFFKEGQVDWDKVLDYSELKRRLGFEYNGMILHEYYFENLKKEGNGMPSPQSLFSQKVTGSFQTYEAWKNDFIAVGKMRGVGWAICYLNPANGQLSNHWITLHEVGNVAGFTPILVMDVWEHAFLLDYPPSERAKYIEAFFSNINWDAVDKRLNP
- a CDS encoding bifunctional alpha,alpha-trehalose-phosphate synthase (UDP-forming)/trehalose-phosphatase, which produces MRLLIVSNRLPMTMIQAEGQLHFQKSAGGLVSGLSSFLESLPQALSKVENYIWVGSPGLDVDACQKEEISKRLHDECHAHPVWVSQQLMDRFYNGFCNKIIWPLFHYFPSLTALEEDLWNDYNAVNEAFCEAVLQVAKDDDIVWVHDYHLFCLPLMLKKKKPSLKIGFFLHIPFPSFEMFRLLPKTWCVKILNGILGADLVGFHTYDYTQYFIRCCLRILGLDHNMGKLVLEDRLVLVDTFPMGIDYQRYYEAAKSAGVIEEAKKIRHTLGVEKIVLSIDRLDYTKGIFQRLKGFEKFLEDCPQWRGKTVLLLILVPSRIAVDQYQHMKDQIDQTIGLINGKFGQMAWNPINYQYRFVDFETLVALYSLSDVALVTPLRDGMNLVAKEYVASRQNQDGVLILSEMAGSAHELGEAVTINPNIHAEIAAALPVALEMPAQEQKSRMLSMQARLKQYNVIRWADDFLQKLDEVHKEQIEFNAKMLGPLSIKHLVSKFQVARHRLLFFDYDGTMVPFNRIPSQSKPSKDLLSILERLSTKPETKVVIISGRDRQTMESWFGKLPLNFVAEHGTWTKKQGESWQQIKPLRNDWKAQILPILQMASARLPGAFVEEKEFSLAWHYRGAHAELASIRNKELLDNLVHLTATIDLQVLIGHKVIEIRNAGVSKGMAALQFVEEKHDFILAIGDDYTDEELFKALPISSYSIRVGRVPTFASFNLANHTEVLSLLEDLAAVDPSTQIRSLANTG